One Nicotiana tomentosiformis chromosome 4, ASM39032v3, whole genome shotgun sequence genomic window carries:
- the LOC104112039 gene encoding metal transporter Nramp2-like: MSSPSPKHNGTRESNRLLSDDYDDQAKDKILAIEIEKADAGDVPGVVPPFSWRKLWEFTGPGFLMSVAFLDPGNLEGDLQAGAIAGYSLLWLLMWSTFMGLLIQLLSLRLGVATGRHLAEICREEYPNWVRILLWLMAEVALIGADIQEVIGSAIAIKILSCGVIPLWGGVLITASDCFIFLFLENYGVRKLEAFFAVLISTMALSFAWMFAETRPNGKELIIGLLLPRLSSKTIQKAVGVVGCVITPHNVFLYSALVQTRKIDPKKKEKVQEALNYYTIESSIAVFVSFSINLMVTTVFAKGFYGTLQAHSIGLVNAGQYLQERYGGGLFPILYIWGIGLLAAGQSSTMTGTYAGQFIMGGFLNLRMKKWIRSVITRSCAIVPTIIVAIYFNRSEDSLDVLNEWLNVLQGMVIPFAIIPLLTLVSNEQIMGVFKIGKLMERTVWTVAALVIMINGYVMLSFFLSEVNGMLFGLVVCMGASAYVAFLVYLISQSHNQAELNGFTHLTN; this comes from the exons ATGAGTTCTCCATCACCGAAGCACAATGGCACACGAGAATCGAATCGTCTATTATCAGATGATTATGATGATCAGGCTAAAGATAAAATCTTGGCCATTGAAATTGAGAAAGCTGACGCCGGTGATGTTCCAGGGGTGGTCCCACCTTTTTCTTGGAGGAAGCTATGGGAGTTTACAGGACCTGGGTTTTTAATGAGCGTTGCATTTCTTGATCCTGGAAATTTGGAAGGAGATTTGCAGGCTGGAGCCATTGCGGGTTACTCGTTACTTTGGTTGCTTATGTGGTCCACTTTTATGGGCTTGCTTATACAGCTATTGTCTCTTAGATTGGGTGTTGCTACGGGCCGACACTTGGCTGAGATCTGCCGGGAGGAATATCCAAATTGGGTCAGGATTTTGCTTTGGTTAATGGCGGAGGTGGCTTTGATTGGAGCTGATATTCAGGAAGTTATAGGAAGTGCCATTGCTATTAAGATACTTAGTTGTGGGGTTATTCCTCTTTGGGGTGGTGTCCTCATTACTGCTTCAGATTG CTTCATCTTCTTGTTTCTGGAAAATTATGGAGTAAGGAAACTAGAAGCGTTTTTTGCTGTTCTAATTTCCACTATGGCATTATCTTTCGCCTGGATGTTTGCTGAGACTAGGCCTAATGGCAAGGAACTCATAATAG GTCTTTTGCTACCAAGACTCAGCTCAAAGACAATTCAGAAAGCTGTTGGAGTTGTTGGTTGTGTCATAACTCCTCACAATGTGTTCCTATACTCTGCTTTGGTGCAGACAAGGAAAATTGAtcccaaaaagaaagaaaaagttcaAGAGGCATTGAACTACTATACAATCGAGTCATCAATTGCTGTTTTTGTTTCATTCTCTATCAATTTGATGGTAACAACGGTCTTTGCTAAAGGTTTCTATGGAACTCTACAAGCGCATAGCATAGGGCTAGTAAATGCTGGGCAATATCTTCAAGAAAGATATGGTGGGGGGTTGTTTCCAATTCTCTACATATGGGGCATTGGCCTTTTGGCCGCTGGTCAAAGTAGCACGATGACTGGTACTTATGCTGGTCAGTTTATTATGGGAGGTTTTCTGAATCTGCGGATGAAGAAATGGATAAGGTCAGTGATTACAAGGAGTTGTGCTATCGTGCCAACTATAATTGTGGCCATTTATTTCAACAGATCTGAGGATTCACTTGATGTATTAAACGAATGGCTAAATGTGCTACAAGGAATGGTGATCCCATTTGCTATCATTCCTCTTCTAACATTGGTGTCAAATGAGCAGATCATGGGAGTCTTCAAAATTGGGAAGCTTATGGAG AGAACTGTTTGGACAGTAGCTGCTCTGGTAATAATGATAAATGGATATGTTATGTTGAGCTTCTTCCTTTCTGAAGTTAATGGCATGCTGTTTGGTTTAGTGGTTTGCATGGGAGCTTCAGCATATGTGGCTTTTCTTGTATATCTCATTTCCCAGAGTCATAACCAGGCGGAGTTGAATGGTTTTACTCACCTTACAAATTGA